A genomic window from Salvia splendens isolate huo1 chromosome 11, SspV2, whole genome shotgun sequence includes:
- the LOC121755095 gene encoding indole-3-acetic acid-induced protein ARG7-like codes for MSGSGCSKIRHIVRLRQMLRRWRKKAAMAADVPAGHVAVTVGSSRKRFVVRTAYLNHPVFKKLLAQAEEEYGFTNSGPLAIPCEESLFEEILRYLARTESAKHSSARFMSFEDFQRYCHVGLQSNLKILAESRPLLDGFCDKAIW; via the coding sequence ATGTCTGGGTCTGGCTGCAGCAAAATCCGCCACATAGTAAGACTTCGCCAAATGCTCCGCCGCTGGCGCAAGAAGGCGGCGATGGCAGCTGACGTGCCAGCCGGCCACGTGGCAGTCACGGTGGGCTCCAGTCGCAAGCGGTTCGTTGTCCGGACCGCCTACCTGAACCACCCGGTTTTCAAGAAGCTATTGGCTCAGGCCGAGGAAGAGTACGGGTTTACCAACTCCGGTCCGCTCGCCATTCCATGCGAAGAATCGCTCTTTGAGGAGATTCTCCGCTACTTGGCCCGGACCGAGTCGGCCAAGCACAGCTCCGCCCGGTTCATGAGCTTCGAGGATTTCCAGCGCTACTGCCACGTCGGACTGCAAAGCAACCTTAAAATCTTGGCCGAATCCCGGCCGCTTTTGGATGGCTTTTGCGACAAGGCCATTTGGTGA